The Agromyces atrinae genome window below encodes:
- a CDS encoding thioredoxin domain-containing protein — protein MTTKDRTRTEAIRRRANEERRRDEALRRRRRLLVQIGVVVGGALIVVGGVLAVTGLSSQAREASTPSIRTTVTVAGTAAVPFVVEGSTVRIGEPDAPVELSIYEDFSCLHCQDLDAAIEPVLPELIASGDVAVEYHPMRVVTNFGTRAGSAATCVAVGSPENWMTVHAALFAAHDAASDAWSYSDLRGFVADLGVTDEATLDCIESGRYAPWIEQNTRVAAAEGVTATPTLLVNGEASDIRSAEALTAAVEAILATDD, from the coding sequence ATGACGACGAAGGACCGCACACGTACTGAGGCGATCCGACGCCGCGCGAACGAGGAACGACGCCGAGACGAGGCTCTGAGAAGGCGACGGCGCCTTCTCGTACAGATCGGTGTCGTGGTCGGCGGTGCGCTCATCGTCGTGGGCGGGGTGCTCGCCGTCACGGGTCTGTCCAGCCAGGCGCGTGAGGCGAGCACACCGTCGATCCGGACGACGGTCACGGTCGCGGGCACAGCGGCCGTGCCGTTCGTCGTCGAGGGTTCGACGGTGCGCATCGGCGAGCCCGACGCGCCTGTCGAGCTCTCGATCTACGAGGACTTCTCGTGCCTGCACTGCCAAGACCTCGACGCAGCAATCGAGCCCGTGCTCCCCGAGCTGATCGCGAGCGGCGACGTCGCCGTCGAGTACCACCCGATGCGCGTCGTCACGAACTTCGGCACGCGCGCCGGCAGTGCGGCGACGTGCGTCGCCGTCGGTTCGCCCGAGAACTGGATGACGGTGCACGCGGCGCTCTTCGCAGCCCATGACGCCGCCTCCGACGCGTGGTCGTACTCCGACCTGCGCGGGTTCGTCGCCGATCTCGGCGTCACCGACGAGGCGACGCTCGACTGCATCGAGTCGGGTCGGTACGCGCCCTGGATCGAGCAGAACACCCGCGTCGCGGCGGCGGAGGGCGTCACCGCGACACCGACCCTGCTCGTGAACGGCGAAGCGTCCGACATCCGTTCGGCGGAGGCGCTCACCGCAGCCGTCGAGGCGATCCTCGCGACGGATGACTGA
- a CDS encoding sensor histidine kinase, producing MNADPMANPAHPHPRFAPWIGDLVAAALIIVAAIVPFPEAEFHAEGLAEILLVAAPAVILPFRRRWPIPVLAICLVLYGIAAACVILSPGIVLATAIAMFGVANRSTRRVTLIVASSAVVAVLVLSLLATIGAVFDPRTFQFAVVIAFASAAGDATRSRREYIVAITERAVRAEETREAEAKRRVTDERLRIARDLHDAVAHQIAVISLNAGVASSAVDARPEQARAALATIRSAARTVLGEIGDLLEVLRAETDDGERPRSPQPGLDRLDDLVRQFGDAGLTVNVRVDGDIGRLDGASGLVAYRVIQEGLTNAHKHGAEARAHVLVDVGDDAALVVVSNPVLPAAARLNAAEARSGHGLLGLRERVASVRGSIETGLTPGGYRLAATLPLASSALDTRRENP from the coding sequence ATGAACGCCGATCCGATGGCGAATCCCGCCCACCCGCACCCGCGGTTCGCGCCGTGGATCGGCGACCTCGTCGCGGCTGCGCTCATCATCGTCGCGGCGATCGTGCCGTTCCCCGAGGCGGAGTTCCACGCCGAGGGTCTCGCCGAGATCCTCCTCGTGGCGGCCCCGGCCGTGATCCTCCCCTTCCGCCGTCGCTGGCCGATCCCCGTGCTCGCGATCTGCCTCGTGCTCTACGGGATCGCCGCGGCCTGCGTCATCCTCTCGCCGGGCATCGTGCTCGCGACGGCCATCGCGATGTTCGGCGTCGCGAACCGATCGACGCGGCGCGTGACCCTTATCGTCGCGAGTTCGGCGGTCGTCGCGGTGCTCGTGCTCAGCCTGCTCGCGACGATCGGGGCCGTCTTCGACCCGCGCACGTTCCAGTTCGCGGTCGTCATCGCCTTCGCCTCTGCGGCCGGCGATGCGACACGCTCACGCCGCGAGTACATCGTCGCGATCACCGAACGTGCGGTGCGCGCCGAGGAGACCCGCGAGGCGGAGGCGAAGCGCCGCGTGACCGACGAGCGGTTGCGCATCGCGCGCGATCTGCACGACGCCGTCGCGCATCAGATCGCGGTGATCAGCCTGAACGCCGGGGTCGCGTCGTCGGCCGTCGACGCTCGACCCGAGCAGGCTCGAGCGGCGCTCGCGACGATCCGCTCGGCGGCGCGCACGGTGCTCGGCGAGATCGGCGACCTCCTCGAGGTGCTGCGAGCCGAGACGGATGACGGCGAGCGGCCGCGATCTCCGCAACCGGGCCTCGACCGGCTCGACGACCTGGTCCGGCAGTTCGGCGACGCGGGTCTCACCGTCAACGTCCGCGTCGACGGCGACATCGGGCGACTCGACGGGGCGAGCGGTCTCGTCGCGTATCGCGTCATCCAGGAGGGGCTCACGAACGCCCACAAGCACGGCGCCGAGGCGCGCGCACATGTGCTCGTGGATGTCGGCGACGACGCCGCGCTCGTCGTCGTCTCGAACCCCGTGCTGCCCGCTGCCGCGCGACTGAACGCCGCCGAGGCGCGCAGCGGTCACGGCCTGCTCGGCCTGCGGGAGCGCGTCGCCTCCGTGCGGGGCTCGATCGAGACGGGCCTCACCCCGGGCGGCTATCGGCTCGCGGCGACACTGCCGCTCGCGTCATCCGCCCTCGATACCCGCCGGGAGAACCCATGA
- a CDS encoding ABC transporter ATP-binding protein, whose product MNAPIISVKDVRKSYGRGPNRFDALKGVSFDIFEGESVAIVGKSGSGKSTLMHVLALLDAPTSGSIELEGVDTTTLTGARLNRTRNKTFGFVFQQFFLTANTSVLENVILPLKIAGVGRAERKRRGHAALEQLELDDKASNKALNLSGGQKQRTVIARALVNNPRIIFADEPTGNLDSATGAVVEDILFGLNRENGITLIVVTHDDELAARCDRRLVIRDGLLVDTTAEVAA is encoded by the coding sequence ATGAACGCCCCGATCATCTCGGTCAAGGACGTGCGCAAGTCGTACGGCCGCGGCCCCAACCGCTTCGACGCCCTGAAGGGAGTGAGCTTCGACATCTTCGAGGGCGAGAGCGTCGCGATCGTCGGCAAGAGCGGTTCGGGCAAGTCGACCCTCATGCACGTGCTCGCCCTGCTCGACGCCCCCACGAGCGGCTCGATCGAGCTCGAAGGCGTCGACACGACGACGCTCACCGGAGCGCGCCTCAACCGCACCCGCAACAAGACGTTCGGGTTCGTCTTCCAGCAGTTCTTCCTCACTGCGAACACGTCGGTGCTCGAGAACGTGATCCTGCCGCTCAAGATCGCCGGTGTGGGCCGCGCCGAGCGCAAGCGCCGCGGCCACGCCGCCCTCGAGCAGCTCGAACTCGACGACAAGGCGTCGAACAAGGCGCTCAACCTCTCGGGAGGTCAGAAGCAGCGCACGGTCATCGCGCGCGCCCTCGTCAACAACCCGCGCATCATCTTCGCCGACGAGCCCACGGGCAACCTCGACTCGGCGACGGGAGCGGTCGTCGAAGACATCCTCTTCGGTCTCAACCGCGAGAACGGCATCACGCTCATCGTCGTCACGCACGACGACGAACTGGCCGCGCGCTGCGACCGGCGACTCGTCATCCGCGACGGACTCCTCGTCGACACGACGGCGGAGGTGGCCGCATGA
- a CDS encoding ABC transporter permease: MRTSDLVGSAVANTFRSKTRTILTILAIFVGAFTLALTSGLGTGINRYIDDTVTSIGAEDVMTVTVTSDSPLGVSSGPTEYNPDAVASGQPGPPGATVVAITPDDLDTIAAIDGVLDVQPTKTISPDYVVAGDGTKFVASVGNLVAGQTLQLAEGAAPDDSSSELEVALPVSFVEPLGFADDAAAIGQAVTIAITDADRVQHLIEATVVGVVDTSIAAPTGASLVPNRALTDELYTTQSSGLAAAEQERYATASVWFDPDASDEEIAALKDRLADAGFTGTTVADQLGAFTTIIDAIVLVLNAFAVIALLAASFGIVNTLFMSVQERTREIGLMKAMGMGSGKVFGLFSLEAVFIGFLGSAIGVVLAILAGTGISSALSGALLADLPGLTLIAFDPLSIATIILVVMGIAFLAGTLPAARAAKADPVESLRYE; the protein is encoded by the coding sequence ATGAGGACCTCCGACCTCGTCGGCTCGGCCGTCGCCAACACCTTCCGCTCGAAGACGCGCACGATCCTGACGATCCTCGCGATCTTCGTCGGCGCCTTCACGCTCGCCCTGACGAGCGGCCTCGGCACCGGCATCAACCGGTACATCGACGACACCGTCACGTCGATCGGCGCCGAGGACGTCATGACCGTCACCGTGACATCCGACTCCCCGCTCGGTGTCAGCAGCGGACCGACCGAGTACAACCCCGACGCCGTCGCGAGCGGGCAGCCCGGCCCTCCCGGGGCGACGGTCGTCGCCATCACCCCCGACGACCTCGACACGATCGCCGCGATCGACGGTGTGCTCGACGTGCAGCCCACGAAGACGATCTCGCCCGACTACGTCGTGGCCGGCGACGGCACGAAGTTCGTCGCGAGCGTCGGCAACCTCGTCGCGGGTCAGACCCTGCAGCTCGCCGAGGGCGCCGCCCCCGACGACTCCTCGAGCGAGCTCGAGGTCGCCCTGCCCGTCTCGTTCGTCGAACCGCTCGGGTTCGCGGATGACGCGGCGGCGATCGGGCAGGCCGTCACGATCGCGATCACGGATGCCGATCGGGTGCAGCACCTCATCGAGGCGACCGTCGTGGGCGTCGTCGACACGAGCATCGCCGCGCCGACCGGAGCGAGCCTCGTGCCGAACCGCGCGCTGACGGACGAGCTGTACACGACCCAGTCGAGCGGGCTCGCGGCCGCCGAGCAGGAGCGCTACGCGACGGCGAGCGTGTGGTTCGACCCTGACGCGAGCGACGAGGAGATCGCGGCGCTCAAGGACCGACTGGCCGACGCCGGGTTCACGGGCACGACGGTCGCCGATCAGCTCGGTGCCTTCACGACGATCATCGACGCGATCGTGCTCGTGCTGAACGCGTTCGCGGTCATCGCCCTGCTCGCGGCGAGCTTCGGCATCGTCAACACCCTCTTCATGTCGGTGCAGGAGCGCACCCGCGAGATCGGTCTCATGAAGGCCATGGGCATGGGCAGCGGCAAGGTCTTCGGGCTCTTCAGCCTCGAGGCGGTGTTCATCGGCTTCCTCGGCAGCGCGATCGGCGTCGTGCTCGCGATCCTCGCGGGAACGGGCATCAGCTCGGCGCTCTCGGGCGCGCTGCTCGCTGACCTGCCGGGTCTCACGCTCATCGCGTTCGATCCGTTGTCGATCGCGACGATCATCCTCGTCGTCATGGGCATCGCGTTCCTCGCCGGAACGTTGCCCGCGGCACGGGCCGCGAAGGCCGACCCCGTGGAGTCGCTGCGCTACGAGTAG
- a CDS encoding vitamin K epoxide reductase family protein gives MTEARAARGGWTFVVCGVAGLVASFVLVVDLLRLLRDPDTVLACDIGPFIACGPVMTSPASSVLGVPNALIGVVAFTVILTLGVLLVSRVRLPAWVWRALAGGMVLAAVAITGMQVQSIVVIGTLCAWCMLVWAVTILLVVTVLGEALGGQDALGASGRRVGRFIARNRAVIVVLWYLAIAGAIVAVIAPF, from the coding sequence ATGACTGAGGCGCGCGCCGCGCGCGGCGGCTGGACGTTCGTCGTCTGCGGCGTCGCGGGCCTCGTCGCATCGTTCGTACTCGTCGTCGACCTCCTGCGGCTGCTGCGCGACCCCGACACCGTGCTCGCGTGCGACATCGGACCGTTCATCGCGTGCGGACCCGTCATGACGTCGCCCGCGTCGAGCGTGCTCGGCGTGCCCAACGCGCTCATCGGTGTCGTCGCGTTCACCGTGATCCTCACGCTGGGCGTGCTCCTCGTCTCGCGCGTCCGACTGCCCGCATGGGTCTGGCGGGCGCTCGCCGGAGGCATGGTGCTCGCCGCCGTCGCGATCACGGGGATGCAGGTCCAGAGCATCGTCGTCATCGGCACGCTGTGCGCGTGGTGCATGCTCGTGTGGGCCGTGACGATCCTGCTCGTCGTGACGGTGCTCGGCGAAGCGCTGGGCGGGCAGGACGCCCTCGGCGCGAGCGGTCGGAGGGTCGGGCGCTTCATCGCCCGCAATCGAGCGGTGATCGTCGTGCTCTGGTACCTCGCCATCGCCGGCGCGATCGTCGCCGTGATCGCTCCCTTCTGA